ACGGTCATGGTGACCTCCGACCGGTCCGGCAGGACGAAGTCCGGCCACTGCCCGAAGTTCTTGATGACGCTGAAGATGAAGTCCCACCGGCCGGCGTTGAGTCCCGCCGAGTGCTCACGCAGCTCGTACAGGATCTCCTCCATCTCGAACGCGGCGGTGATCGTCTCGATCAGCGTGGTGGCCCGGATGGTGCCCTGCGGCAGGCCCAGGTAATGCTGGGCGAAGACGAAGACGTCGTTCCACAGCCGGGCCTCCCGGTGGGACTCCAGCTTCGGCAGGTAGAAGTACGGCCCGGCCCCGGCGTCAAGCTGCCGCCGCGCGCAGTGGAAGAGGTAGAGCCCGAAGTCGACCAGGCTGGCCGAGATCGGCCGCCCGTCCACCGCGATGCCCTTCTCCACCAGGTGCCAGCCCCGGGGCCGGACCACGATCGTCGCCAACTCCGTGCCGAGGGCGTACCGCTTGCCGCGCGGGTCGGTGAAGTCGATCCGCCGGTCCAGGGCGTCCATCAGGTTGAGTTGACCGCCGATGGCGTTGTGCCAGGTCGGGGCGGTGGCGTCCTCGAAGTCGGCGAGCCACACCCGGGCCCCGGAGTTGAGCGCGTTGACGGTCATCTTGCGGTCGGTCGGCCCGGTGATCTCGACCCGGCGGTCGACCAGTCCGGGGGCGGGCGGTGCCACCTGCCAGGTGGGGTCGGCGCGGATGTGCGCGGTCTCCGGGAGGAAGTCGGGAAGCTGGCCGGTGGCGAACCGGGCCCGGCGGGCCCGGCGGGTGTCCAGCAGCGCCACCCGGCGGGCGGAGAACTCGCTGTCCAGCGCGACCAGGAACTCCAGCGCCTCGGTGGTGAGGACCTCGTCGAAGCGGTCCGCCAGCGGACCGATGATCTCGTATCTCACGCGAACTGCTCCTCTTCGGTGGAGCCGCGCAGGGCGGTGGTCTCGGCGGCCGGGTTGAGCACGGTGCTGATCAGGTCGAAGTAGCCGGTGCCCACCTCGCGCTGGTGCTTGACGGCGGTGTAGCCGGTCGCCTCGGCGGCGAACTCCCGCTCCTGCAACGAGACGTACGCGGACATGCCGTCGCTGGCGTAACCGCGGGCCAGGTCGAACATCGAGTAGTTCAGGGCGTGGAAGCCGGCCAGGGTGATGAACTGGAACTTGTACCCCATGTGGCCGAGTTCCCGCTGGAACTTGGCGATGGTCGCGTCGTCGAGGTGCTTGCGCCAGTTGAACGACGGCGAGCAGTTGTAGGCCAGGAGCTGGTCCGGGTACTGGTCCTTGATCGCCTCGGCGAACCCGCGGGCGACCTCGAGGTCCGGGGTGCTCGTCTCCATCCAGATCAGGTCGGCGTGCGGGGCGTACGCCAGGCCGCGGGCGATGCACGGCTCGACGCCGTTGCGGACCCGGTAGAAGCCCTCGGCGGTCCGCTCGCCGGTGACGAACGGCTGGTCCCGCTCGTCCACGTCGGTGGTGAGCAGCGTGGCGGCCTGGGCGTCGGTCCGGGCGATGACCACCGACGGCACGCCGGCGACGTCGGCGGCGAGCCGGGCCGCCTCCAGGGTGCGGATGTGCTGCCCGGTGGGGATGAGCACCTTGCCGCCGAGGTGGCCGCACTTCTTCTCGGCGGCGAGCTGGTCCTCCCAGTGCACGCCGGCCGCGCCGGCCGCGATCATCGCGGTCATCAGCTCGTACGCGTTGAGCGGGCCGCCGAACCCGGCCTCGGCGTCGGCGACGATCGGGGCCAGCCAGTCGGTCCCGTTGACGTCTCCCTCGGCGGTGGTGATCTGGGCGGCCCGGAGCAGGGCGTTGTTGATCCGGCGCACCACCGCCGGCACCGAGTTGGCCGGGTAGAGGCTCTGGTCGGGGTAGGTGTGCCCGGCGAGGTTGGCGTCCGCCGCCACCTGCCAGCCGGAGAGGTAGATCGCCTTCAGGCCGGCCCGGACCATCTGCACGGCCTGGTTGCCGGTGAGCGCGCCGAGCGCGTGGACGTAGTCCTCGCTGTGCAGCAGCCGCCAGAGGCGGTTCGCCCCGTGCCGGGCGAGGGTGTGCTCCTCCTGGATCGCGCCGCGCAGTCGGACCACGTCCTCCGCGCGGTAGCTGCGCCGCACTCCCTGCCAGCGCGGGTCGGTGTCCCATTCCTGGCGCAACTGCTCGACTGCGGTGTTCATGTTCTCGTCCCTCCGTGTCGGTGCTGCCGGACACCGTGTGCCGCGAGTCGACGCTGGCGCGCTGCGGGCCGAACGGATCGGCGCTGGTGAACCGGTGTACGCCCACGGTCACACAGCTCCGGGCGGATCGGCGAGAGACGAAATCAGCCAATTATTGAAAAGTCTCCACGCCATCTTGTTAAGTTGCGAATCTTCTGCTTTACAGTGGTGTTAATGTGATCGAATCGCGGCCGATCCAGTATGGAGGTGGGGGCGATCGACAAGACCTTCGCCGGCGCCCGGCTGCGCCGGATGCGCGAGGACCGCGCGCTCAGCCAGACCGAACTGGCCCGCCTGCTGAACATCTCGCCGAGCTACCTCAACCAGATCGAACACGACACCCGGCCGCTGACCGTCCCGGTGCTCATGCGGATCACCGAGGTGTTCGGCGTCGACCCGACCGTCTTCGCGCCGCACGACACGCCACGGCTGGTCGCCGGGCTACGCGAGGCGCTCAGCAGTCGGGCCGGCATCGCCGACCTCACCGAACTGGCCGGCCGGCTGCCCGAGGTGGCCGAGGCCGTGATCGAGCTGCACCGCCGCTACCAGCAGGTGGACGAGCAGCTCGCCGAACTCGTCGGCGACCGGGGACGGGTCGGCCGCAGCCCACACGACCAGGTGACCGAGTTCTTCTACCGCCGGCAGAACTACGTACCGGACCTGGACGAGGCGGCCGAGCGACTGGCCGGGCAGATCGGGCTGCGGCGCGGCGAGGTCCGCGCGGTGCTGCGGGACCGGCTGGCGCAGCGGCACGGGATACGGGTCTCCCGGGACGACGCCGGTTCCCTCGGCGGTGAGCTGCACCGTTTCCGCCCCCAGACCCAGACCCTGCACCTGTCCACGTCGCTGCGCTCCGGGCAGGAGGCCATGCGGATGGCCGCGCAGATCGCGCTGCTGGAGTTCGCCGACGTGATCGACGAGATCGTCGAGGAGGAGGGGTTCGACGACACCCAGACCCAGATCCTCACCCGGGTCGGTCTGGCGAACTACTTCGCCGCGGCGCTGATCCTGCCGTACGAGCAGTTCCTCACCGCCGCCGAGCGTCGCCGGTACGACATCGAACTGCTCACCGAGCACTTCGCGATGGGCTGGGAGACGGTCTGCCACCGGCTCAGCACCCTCCAGCGTCCCCGGGCACGCGGCGTGCCGTTCTCCTTCGTCCGGGTCGACCGGGCCGGC
The nucleotide sequence above comes from Micromonospora pallida. Encoded proteins:
- a CDS encoding short-chain fatty acyl-CoA regulator family protein codes for the protein MEVGAIDKTFAGARLRRMREDRALSQTELARLLNISPSYLNQIEHDTRPLTVPVLMRITEVFGVDPTVFAPHDTPRLVAGLREALSSRAGIADLTELAGRLPEVAEAVIELHRRYQQVDEQLAELVGDRGRVGRSPHDQVTEFFYRRQNYVPDLDEAAERLAGQIGLRRGEVRAVLRDRLAQRHGIRVSRDDAGSLGGELHRFRPQTQTLHLSTSLRSGQEAMRMAAQIALLEFADVIDEIVEEEGFDDTQTQILTRVGLANYFAAALILPYEQFLTAAERRRYDIELLTEHFAMGWETVCHRLSTLQRPRARGVPFSFVRVDRAGNMSKRQSATGFPFSRTGGTCPLWNVYEAFSAPGRVVTQVAAMPDGQRYLWIARTITRHHGGYGQPGKVYAIGLGCETRHAGRLVYSAGMDLHAAEAATPIGPGCKTCERMSCPQRAAPPISRQLDLDENRSTFIPYPLRD
- the aceB gene encoding malate synthase A, which translates into the protein MRYEIIGPLADRFDEVLTTEALEFLVALDSEFSARRVALLDTRRARRARFATGQLPDFLPETAHIRADPTWQVAPPAPGLVDRRVEITGPTDRKMTVNALNSGARVWLADFEDATAPTWHNAIGGQLNLMDALDRRIDFTDPRGKRYALGTELATIVVRPRGWHLVEKGIAVDGRPISASLVDFGLYLFHCARRQLDAGAGPYFYLPKLESHREARLWNDVFVFAQHYLGLPQGTIRATTLIETITAAFEMEEILYELREHSAGLNAGRWDFIFSVIKNFGQWPDFVLPDRSEVTMTVPFMRAYTELLVRTCHKRGAHAIGGMAAFIPSRDPAVNETALERVRADKQREAGDGFDGSWVAHPGLVGICREVFDAVLGDRPDQRDRLRDDVQVTAADLLAVDKTPGQVTAVGVRSNVAVALRYVDAWLGGTGAVALWNLMEDAATAEIARCQVWQWLHHGTPLADGGCVTEQLVRSILAEELAALCEGRDDAGRDRAEAAARIFEDTALGEDLPAFFTTEAYARHLGPSKVPGGRPTAG
- the aceA gene encoding isocitrate lyase — its product is MNTAVEQLRQEWDTDPRWQGVRRSYRAEDVVRLRGAIQEEHTLARHGANRLWRLLHSEDYVHALGALTGNQAVQMVRAGLKAIYLSGWQVAADANLAGHTYPDQSLYPANSVPAVVRRINNALLRAAQITTAEGDVNGTDWLAPIVADAEAGFGGPLNAYELMTAMIAAGAAGVHWEDQLAAEKKCGHLGGKVLIPTGQHIRTLEAARLAADVAGVPSVVIARTDAQAATLLTTDVDERDQPFVTGERTAEGFYRVRNGVEPCIARGLAYAPHADLIWMETSTPDLEVARGFAEAIKDQYPDQLLAYNCSPSFNWRKHLDDATIAKFQRELGHMGYKFQFITLAGFHALNYSMFDLARGYASDGMSAYVSLQEREFAAEATGYTAVKHQREVGTGYFDLISTVLNPAAETTALRGSTEEEQFA